A genomic segment from Leptolyngbya boryana PCC 6306 encodes:
- a CDS encoding chlorophyll a/b-binding protein has protein sequence MQTPQTDAQTDLLLSTAYNGKDRNAFLFGWTPQAELWNGRFAMIGFLAYLLWDLAGYSVARDVLHLIG, from the coding sequence ATGCAAACCCCCCAGACTGATGCACAGACTGATTTACTTCTCTCTACTGCTTACAATGGCAAAGACCGCAATGCCTTCCTATTCGGCTGGACACCCCAAGCTGAGCTATGGAATGGTCGCTTTGCAATGATTGGATTTCTTGCTTATCTGCTTTGGGATTTAGCAGGTTATAGTGTGGCTCGCGATGTTCTACACTTAATCGGTTAG
- a CDS encoding STAS domain-containing protein, producing the protein MELLTRTIQFPETLDEAAIAHFHQQADDAIQSDATVLLVDFTNVKFMSSPGLMALVIVFKQAREEGKTMFLQSINDQIKMLLELTGMDKVFEIIEHSTEEAEFAIV; encoded by the coding sequence ATGGAATTATTAACTCGAACTATTCAGTTCCCGGAAACGTTGGATGAAGCGGCGATCGCTCACTTTCATCAGCAAGCAGATGATGCGATTCAGTCAGATGCAACTGTTCTGCTCGTTGATTTTACCAACGTTAAATTCATGAGCAGTCCCGGTCTGATGGCGCTCGTCATTGTTTTCAAACAGGCGCGTGAGGAAGGCAAGACCATGTTCTTGCAGTCGATCAATGATCAGATTAAGATGCTGCTGGAACTGACAGGCATGGATAAAGTTTTTGAAATTATCGAACATTCTACGGAAGAAGCTGAATTTGCGATCGTTTAG
- a CDS encoding alpha/beta fold hydrolase → MKHDRINTNGINLHYVSEGEGNLMLFLHGFPECWYSWRKQLPEFAKDHHAVALDLRGYNESDKPSESSAYKMPELVADVKGAIEGLGYQRCTLVGHDWGGAIAWNFAYEYPEMLDRLIILNLPHPAKFSQGLRTPQQLLKSWYVFLFQIPYLPEFLIQFDDYKLLETALKGMAVNQEVFSAEDINFYKDAFAKRGAATAAINYYRNIFQAGILEKKWGILEVPTLMIWGEKDIALGKELTYGTEEYVRNLQIRYIPNCSHWVQQEQPNLVNQYIREFIGL, encoded by the coding sequence ATGAAACACGATCGCATCAATACGAACGGGATCAATCTCCATTACGTCTCTGAAGGCGAGGGCAATCTCATGCTGTTTCTGCATGGATTTCCTGAATGTTGGTATTCCTGGCGCAAACAACTTCCAGAGTTTGCTAAAGATCATCACGCTGTTGCCCTGGATCTTCGAGGCTATAACGAGAGCGATAAACCCAGCGAGTCTAGCGCTTACAAAATGCCTGAATTAGTCGCAGATGTAAAAGGTGCGATTGAAGGATTGGGATACCAGCGCTGTACGCTGGTTGGACACGATTGGGGAGGCGCGATCGCTTGGAATTTCGCGTATGAGTATCCGGAGATGCTCGATCGCCTAATCATCCTCAATCTTCCTCATCCTGCTAAGTTTTCTCAAGGTCTACGCACACCACAGCAGTTATTAAAAAGCTGGTATGTCTTCCTTTTTCAAATTCCCTACTTGCCGGAATTTCTCATTCAATTTGATGACTACAAACTCTTAGAAACAGCCTTAAAAGGAATGGCAGTTAATCAAGAGGTTTTCTCTGCTGAAGACATCAATTTCTACAAAGATGCGTTTGCAAAACGGGGTGCTGCGACTGCGGCTATTAACTATTACCGCAACATTTTTCAAGCGGGTATCCTTGAGAAAAAATGGGGGATTTTAGAAGTCCCGACCTTGATGATCTGGGGAGAAAAAGATATCGCTTTAGGAAAAGAATTAACTTACGGAACAGAGGAATATGTTCGTAATTTGCAGATTCGATATATTCCAAATTGCAGCCACTGGGTACAGCAAGAACAGCCGAATTTAGTCAATCAATATATTCGAGAATTTATCGGCTTATAA
- the uvrA gene encoding excinuclease ABC subunit UvrA gives MPKRVSKPKSSDAPVLSPDLGAEIESNGSKKQPAQKAQKVVSLNSIRIRGARQHNLKNVDLDLPRDRLIVFTGVSGSGKSSLAFDTIFAEGQRRYVESLSAYARQFLGQVDKPDVDAIEGLSPAISIDQKSTSHNPRSTVGTVTEIYDYMRLLYGRAGMPHCPICDRSITPQTIDQMVDRVMELPDRTRFQILAPVVRGKKGTHRKLISGLAAEGFVRVRVDGEVRELSDSIELDKNQLHTIEIVVDRLIKKDDMQERLSDSLTTCLKRSNGIAIIDLMREADSEDQPSELVFSENFACPEHGAVMEELSPRLFSFNSPYGACPNCHGIGSHRTFSPDLIIPNPNLPVYASIAPWSDKDNTYYLSLICSVAEAYGFDIQTPWNQLSAEQQHIMLYGSKDPIWIEVDSRYQENKGYHRRYEGAIPLLDRQYREASSDLYKQKLEQYLVDQPCDVCHGKRLKPEALAVRLGQYHIQDFTGVSIRDCLDRVENLELSDRQAQIGDLVLREIRSRLQFLLDVGLDYLTLDRTAMTLSGGEAQRIRLATQIGAGLTGVLYVLDEPSIGLHQRDNTRLLNTLTKLRDLGNTLIVVEHDEETIRAADHLVDIGPGAGVHGGRVIAQGDLDTLLNAEESLTGAYLSRRRAIQTPAERRSGNGRAITLGAAQRNNLKNIDVEIPLGKLVCVTGVSGSGKSTLINELLYPAIQHHFGHKVPQPKEMKPVKGLDALDKAIVIDQSPIGRTPRSNPATYTGVFDCIREVFSETIEAKARGYKAGQFSFNVKGGRCEACSGQGVNVIEMNFLPDVYVQCDVCKGARYNRETLQVKFKGKSIADVLNMTVEEAADFFQNIPQAANRLQTLVDVGLGYMRLGQTAPTLSGGEAQRVKLATELSRRATGKTLYLIDEPTTGLSFYDVHKLLDVIQRLVDKGNSVLVIEHNLDVIRCSDWLIDLGPEGGDRGGEIVAVGTPEDVVKHPKSYTGQYLKQVLEQYPAGS, from the coding sequence ATGCCTAAGCGTGTCAGCAAACCCAAAAGCTCCGATGCTCCGGTCTTAAGTCCTGATTTAGGAGCCGAAATCGAATCGAACGGCTCGAAAAAACAGCCTGCTCAGAAAGCTCAAAAAGTTGTTTCACTGAATTCCATTCGGATTCGAGGCGCAAGACAACACAATTTAAAAAATGTCGATCTCGATCTGCCGCGCGATCGATTAATCGTGTTTACCGGAGTTTCAGGCTCAGGCAAGTCTTCTCTGGCATTCGACACCATCTTCGCAGAAGGTCAACGCCGCTATGTCGAATCGCTCAGCGCTTATGCACGACAATTTCTCGGACAAGTCGATAAGCCAGATGTCGATGCGATCGAAGGATTAAGTCCAGCGATTTCGATTGATCAAAAATCGACCTCTCATAATCCTCGGTCAACCGTCGGCACGGTCACAGAAATCTACGACTATATGCGGCTTCTCTATGGTCGCGCGGGGATGCCGCATTGTCCAATTTGCGATCGCTCGATTACTCCCCAGACGATCGATCAAATGGTCGATCGCGTCATGGAATTGCCCGACCGGACTCGGTTCCAAATTCTTGCCCCTGTGGTGCGTGGGAAGAAAGGCACTCACCGCAAATTAATCTCAGGACTTGCCGCAGAAGGATTTGTGCGGGTGCGCGTCGATGGCGAAGTGCGAGAGTTGAGTGATTCCATCGAATTGGATAAAAATCAATTGCACACGATCGAAATTGTCGTCGATCGATTAATCAAAAAAGACGACATGCAAGAACGGTTGAGCGATTCCTTGACCACTTGCTTAAAGCGATCGAACGGAATCGCCATTATTGATTTGATGCGCGAAGCAGACTCAGAAGATCAGCCTTCAGAACTCGTATTCTCAGAAAATTTCGCTTGTCCAGAACATGGTGCAGTGATGGAAGAGCTTTCTCCGCGCCTGTTTTCGTTCAACTCGCCGTATGGAGCATGTCCGAATTGTCATGGAATTGGCAGCCATCGCACCTTTTCGCCTGACTTGATCATTCCAAATCCAAATCTTCCGGTTTATGCCTCGATCGCGCCTTGGTCAGATAAGGACAACACTTACTATCTTTCGCTGATTTGCAGTGTTGCCGAGGCATACGGATTCGATATTCAAACCCCTTGGAATCAACTGAGCGCCGAGCAGCAACACATCATGCTCTACGGTTCTAAAGACCCGATTTGGATCGAAGTCGATTCGCGATACCAGGAGAATAAAGGCTATCACCGTCGATATGAAGGAGCGATTCCTCTGCTCGATCGACAATATCGCGAAGCCAGTTCTGATCTGTACAAGCAGAAACTCGAGCAGTATTTAGTCGATCAACCTTGTGATGTCTGTCATGGCAAACGATTAAAGCCAGAAGCGCTCGCTGTTCGCTTAGGGCAGTATCACATTCAAGATTTCACAGGGGTTTCGATTCGAGATTGTCTTGATCGCGTCGAGAATTTAGAACTGAGCGATCGACAAGCTCAGATCGGGGATCTCGTGCTGCGAGAAATTCGATCCCGCTTGCAGTTTCTCCTCGATGTTGGACTCGATTATTTAACACTCGATCGCACCGCCATGACGCTTTCGGGTGGAGAAGCTCAACGGATTCGACTGGCGACTCAAATCGGTGCAGGATTGACCGGAGTGCTATATGTCCTAGACGAGCCAAGTATCGGGCTGCATCAACGGGATAATACTCGCTTGCTCAACACCCTGACGAAACTTCGCGATTTGGGCAATACCTTAATCGTGGTCGAACACGATGAAGAAACGATTCGGGCAGCAGACCATTTGGTAGACATTGGACCGGGTGCAGGCGTGCATGGAGGACGGGTGATTGCTCAAGGCGATCTCGATACACTGCTGAATGCCGAAGAATCGCTGACTGGAGCCTATCTGTCTCGACGACGGGCGATTCAAACGCCAGCAGAACGGCGATCGGGAAATGGGAGAGCGATTACACTTGGCGCTGCCCAACGCAACAACCTCAAAAATATTGATGTCGAAATTCCACTAGGTAAACTAGTTTGCGTCACGGGTGTATCCGGGTCTGGAAAATCAACCTTGATTAATGAATTGCTCTATCCTGCAATTCAGCATCATTTTGGGCATAAGGTTCCGCAGCCGAAGGAAATGAAGCCTGTCAAAGGTTTAGATGCGCTTGATAAAGCGATCGTCATTGATCAATCTCCAATCGGACGCACACCTCGATCCAATCCAGCCACTTATACTGGCGTTTTCGACTGCATTCGCGAAGTCTTCTCTGAAACAATCGAAGCCAAAGCTAGAGGCTACAAAGCGGGGCAATTTTCTTTCAACGTCAAAGGTGGACGATGCGAGGCTTGTAGCGGTCAGGGTGTAAATGTCATCGAGATGAACTTCTTACCTGACGTGTATGTGCAATGCGATGTCTGTAAAGGCGCACGGTATAACCGTGAAACGTTGCAGGTGAAATTTAAAGGCAAGTCGATCGCAGATGTCTTAAACATGACTGTCGAAGAAGCCGCCGACTTCTTTCAAAATATTCCCCAAGCGGCAAATCGTCTGCAAACGTTAGTTGATGTTGGATTAGGATACATGCGGTTAGGTCAAACCGCTCCAACTCTCTCTGGAGGAGAAGCCCAGCGTGTGAAATTAGCCACTGAGCTATCTCGACGTGCAACCGGAAAGACGCTGTATTTAATTGATGAACCGACAACAGGCTTGTCCTTCTACGACGTTCACAAACTCTTAGATGTGATTCAACGCTTGGTAGATAAAGGCAATTCTGTGTTAGTCATCGAGCACAATTTAGATGTAATTCGCTGCTCGGATTGGTTAATTGACTTAGGCCCTGAAGGCGGCGATCGCGGCGGCGAAATTGTTGCAGTCGGTACTCCGGAGGATGTCGTCAAGCATCCTAAATCCTATACAGGTCAATATCTTAAACAAGTTCTAGAACAATATCCTGCTGGATCATGA
- a CDS encoding tetratricopeptide repeat protein, protein MLPSPDSHSSLDASVLTWLERGDELFQLQRYREAIAAYDKAIEFQAGYTAWFRRGIACENLQRFDEALVCYKKVIELQPDDYLAWFKQGAACENLNQPKEALACYEKVIQLQPENYWAWHDKGKVLETLKRFEEAVAAYDRAVQLKPNFQLAVESRRRILVQLQRVDSLYDLPFDEPAANSASEIAEHSSDCLTQGMALETQGQFEAALAAYDQAVALQPNDHLAWFKRGNVLQHLQRFEEAIVSYNKVVELQPENYWGWHDRAKALEATAQYEEALFSYIRAIQLRGDWQAAIAGRQRVLDRLNSGDQPEQPAQPANDYGTWFQKGQILEKLQHHAEAAVAFNKAVRLNPKDPEVLRWRGNVLYALSRYEEAIASYDQAIQLQPENADLWCCSASSLIKLRRFREAIACFDKALQLQPSHHGAWYWRGRVMAELKRFRDALYSYNQAIKYNPNFRPAIRDRAKLQKEFN, encoded by the coding sequence ATGCTACCGTCTCCTGACTCGCACTCTTCTCTAGATGCTTCAGTCTTAACTTGGCTGGAGCGAGGAGATGAATTGTTTCAACTTCAGCGCTACCGAGAAGCGATCGCTGCTTATGATAAAGCGATCGAGTTTCAGGCAGGCTACACCGCTTGGTTCAGGCGGGGAATTGCCTGTGAAAATTTGCAGCGATTTGATGAAGCACTCGTTTGCTACAAAAAAGTGATTGAGCTGCAGCCAGATGATTATTTAGCATGGTTTAAGCAGGGTGCCGCTTGTGAAAATCTCAACCAGCCAAAAGAAGCATTAGCTTGCTATGAAAAAGTGATTCAACTGCAGCCAGAAAACTATTGGGCTTGGCACGATAAGGGAAAAGTCCTAGAAACTCTGAAACGCTTTGAAGAAGCAGTAGCAGCCTATGATCGAGCAGTTCAATTGAAGCCCAATTTTCAATTGGCGGTCGAGAGTCGGCGGCGGATTTTGGTGCAGCTTCAGCGCGTTGATTCTCTCTACGATCTGCCGTTCGATGAGCCAGCGGCCAATAGCGCATCCGAGATTGCAGAACATTCCTCGGATTGCCTCACGCAAGGAATGGCGCTGGAAACACAAGGGCAATTTGAAGCAGCGCTTGCTGCTTACGATCAAGCAGTCGCTTTGCAACCGAACGACCATCTCGCTTGGTTTAAGCGAGGCAATGTTTTACAGCATTTACAGCGGTTTGAAGAAGCGATCGTTAGCTACAACAAAGTGGTTGAACTTCAGCCTGAGAATTATTGGGGATGGCACGATCGCGCAAAAGCGCTAGAAGCCACGGCTCAATATGAAGAAGCCTTATTTTCTTATATCCGAGCGATTCAGCTGCGGGGAGATTGGCAAGCTGCGATCGCAGGTCGTCAAAGAGTTTTAGATCGATTGAATTCAGGAGATCAGCCTGAGCAACCAGCTCAACCCGCCAATGATTACGGAACTTGGTTCCAGAAAGGTCAGATTCTAGAAAAGCTTCAACATCATGCAGAAGCAGCGGTTGCTTTCAATAAGGCAGTGCGCTTGAATCCAAAAGACCCAGAAGTTCTGCGCTGGCGAGGCAATGTCCTTTATGCGTTATCGCGATATGAAGAAGCGATCGCGTCTTATGACCAAGCGATCCAGCTTCAGCCAGAGAATGCCGACTTATGGTGCTGTTCTGCAAGTTCGTTAATTAAACTGCGCCGATTTCGAGAAGCGATCGCGTGTTTTGACAAAGCTCTACAACTTCAACCTTCGCATCACGGGGCTTGGTACTGGCGGGGGCGAGTCATGGCAGAGCTAAAACGGTTTCGGGATGCGTTGTATTCCTATAATCAGGCAATTAAGTACAATCCAAATTTTCGGCCTGCCATTCGCGATCGAGCGAAATTGCAGAAGGAATTCAACTAA
- the smpB gene encoding SsrA-binding protein SmpB: protein MSEKSSDGFKIVSDNRQARFQYEILETYETGIELAGTEVKSIRAGRVNLRDGFALVRNQEVFLHNVHISPHKTASQVFNHDPTRTRKLLLRRDEIRKLVGKVEQQGLTLVPLKMYLKRGWVKVDLALVRGKKLYDKREDSKRRDDQRDMQRAMKNR, encoded by the coding sequence ATGAGCGAGAAAAGTAGCGACGGATTCAAAATTGTTAGCGATAATCGTCAGGCGAGGTTTCAGTACGAGATTCTGGAGACCTACGAGACGGGAATCGAGCTTGCGGGAACCGAGGTGAAGTCCATTCGCGCCGGTCGAGTGAACTTACGCGACGGTTTCGCGCTCGTTCGCAATCAAGAAGTTTTTCTCCACAATGTCCATATTTCGCCACATAAAACTGCAAGTCAGGTCTTTAATCACGATCCAACCCGAACTCGGAAGCTCCTCCTCAGACGCGATGAAATTCGCAAACTTGTGGGCAAAGTTGAGCAGCAAGGGCTGACCCTTGTACCGTTGAAGATGTATTTGAAGCGAGGCTGGGTCAAGGTAGATTTGGCGTTAGTGCGCGGCAAAAAGTTGTACGACAAACGCGAAGATTCAAAACGCCGGGATGATCAACGAGATATGCAGCGAGCCATGAAAAATCGTTAG
- a CDS encoding ammonium transporter, whose translation MVLRASLKQKSQVRKRKPALLKSWEALLRTVSKLSLGWQMSIPITVAIVGLWSYAAVAQTPPTLESVSTTTTDLKVGLDTMWVMVAGFLVFFMNAGFGMLETGMCRQKNAVNILAKNLIVFALSTAAYWAIGFGLMFSNGNGWLGASGGFFLTGADNSPATGDAYQGIFSAISWAGVPLAAKFFFQLVFAGTAATIVSGAVAERIKFIDFLLFSLLLVGIAYPITGHWIWGGGWLATLGFYDFAGSTVVHSVGGWAALMGAAFLGARIGKYNADGSANAIPPHNLSIATLGALILWLGWFGFNPGSTMGIGNGSLIAHIALTTNTGGAFGAIAATVVAWAILGKPDLTMTINGLLAGLVAVTAPCAWISVPSSAIIGAIGGILVVFAVGFFDKLKIDDPVGAIAVHLVNGVWGTLALGLFSQADAFGATPAPKAGLLFGGGIEQFWYQLVGVLSVGGFTVLVSSIFWILLKSTLGIRVTSEEELEGLDISEHGMEAYAGFAKESAFGSSSSYPSSSSEPTKY comes from the coding sequence ATGGTGTTAAGAGCATCGTTGAAGCAAAAATCGCAAGTTCGCAAGCGGAAGCCTGCCTTGCTTAAATCCTGGGAAGCACTGCTCAGAACAGTGAGTAAGTTGTCTCTCGGTTGGCAAATGTCAATTCCGATCACAGTCGCGATCGTTGGACTTTGGAGCTATGCGGCTGTTGCCCAAACTCCGCCTACGCTTGAAAGCGTTTCGACTACAACCACAGATCTGAAAGTGGGTCTTGATACCATGTGGGTCATGGTTGCAGGATTCCTTGTGTTCTTTATGAACGCAGGCTTCGGCATGCTCGAAACTGGGATGTGCCGACAGAAAAATGCAGTCAACATCCTGGCGAAAAACTTGATCGTGTTTGCGCTCTCTACCGCTGCGTATTGGGCGATCGGGTTTGGCTTAATGTTCAGCAACGGCAATGGTTGGCTCGGCGCAAGCGGTGGATTCTTCCTCACAGGTGCAGACAACAGCCCTGCTACAGGCGATGCTTACCAAGGAATTTTCTCAGCAATCAGTTGGGCAGGTGTGCCGCTCGCAGCAAAGTTCTTCTTCCAGTTGGTGTTTGCTGGAACCGCAGCCACGATTGTTTCGGGTGCAGTTGCTGAGCGGATCAAATTTATCGACTTCTTGCTGTTTAGCTTACTGTTGGTTGGGATTGCTTACCCCATTACAGGTCACTGGATCTGGGGCGGTGGCTGGCTAGCAACGCTTGGATTCTATGATTTTGCAGGTTCGACGGTCGTACACTCGGTTGGGGGTTGGGCAGCTCTGATGGGAGCTGCTTTCCTCGGGGCAAGAATTGGCAAATACAATGCAGATGGTTCTGCAAATGCGATTCCGCCTCACAATCTCAGTATTGCAACCTTGGGTGCTTTGATTCTTTGGTTGGGCTGGTTCGGATTTAACCCTGGTTCGACTATGGGCATTGGCAATGGCTCTTTGATTGCTCATATTGCTTTGACGACGAACACAGGTGGCGCATTTGGTGCGATCGCGGCAACGGTAGTTGCATGGGCAATTTTAGGCAAGCCTGACTTGACCATGACCATCAATGGTCTGCTGGCTGGATTAGTCGCTGTTACAGCACCCTGTGCTTGGATTAGCGTTCCTTCTTCTGCGATCATCGGTGCGATTGGCGGTATCTTAGTTGTCTTCGCCGTCGGGTTCTTTGATAAGTTGAAAATTGATGACCCAGTAGGTGCGATCGCAGTTCACTTAGTGAACGGTGTCTGGGGAACGCTGGCGCTCGGATTATTCAGCCAAGCTGATGCTTTTGGTGCAACTCCTGCTCCCAAAGCTGGATTGCTGTTTGGTGGCGGTATTGAGCAGTTTTGGTATCAGCTGGTTGGAGTCTTATCAGTAGGTGGCTTCACAGTCTTGGTTTCCAGCATCTTCTGGATTTTGCTGAAGTCTACTTTGGGTATCCGTGTGACCTCTGAAGAAGAACTGGAAGGTTTGGATATCAGCGAGCACGGTATGGAAGCTTATGCAGGATTTGCTAAGGAAAGTGCTTTTGGCTCTTCTAGTAGCTACCCCAGCAGTTCGTCTGAACCGACCAAGTATTAA
- a CDS encoding ammonium transporter produces MLKKIMWTALTTIALFSIPLMGTALAEPVTAEAAKAAADQAASQADTAFMLISAALVLLMTPGLAFFYGGFVRSRNVLNTMMMSFILMGIVGTSWILWGYSLSFAPGTPFIGGLQWLFLNGVGLETTGYLAGSQPDAVVSYAGTIPHQTFMIYQAMFAIITPALISGAIVERISFKAYFWFIVLWSGILYPIFAHMVWAKGGFLGLYGGLGALDFAGGTVVHISSGVSALVAAWVLGPRKTYPNQPAAPHNVPYILLGAGLLWFGWFGFNGGSALASGSLATVAFVATTTSASAAGLVWVILEWILRGKPTAVGIATGAVAGLVGITPAAGFVTPIAALLIGAITATACFFAVSLKAKLQFDDSLDTFPVHGVGGTIGAILTGIFATKAVNSAGADGLLAGNATQVLTQIEAVAITYVLAALGTIVILKVLSAVFGGLRVHPDAEFQGVDIHEHGEEGYGEEVTAGFMMTRVE; encoded by the coding sequence GTGTTGAAAAAAATCATGTGGACAGCGCTCACCACGATCGCGCTGTTTAGTATTCCGTTGATGGGTACTGCTCTTGCTGAGCCTGTGACGGCTGAAGCTGCAAAAGCTGCCGCCGATCAGGCAGCTAGCCAAGCTGATACAGCCTTTATGTTGATTTCGGCTGCCCTCGTGTTGCTGATGACTCCGGGTTTAGCGTTTTTCTATGGCGGTTTTGTTCGGTCTCGGAATGTTCTCAATACCATGATGATGAGCTTTATTCTCATGGGTATTGTTGGAACCAGTTGGATTCTGTGGGGTTATAGTCTTTCGTTTGCACCTGGAACTCCGTTTATCGGCGGGCTACAGTGGTTGTTCTTGAACGGCGTGGGTCTAGAAACGACAGGATATCTAGCGGGCAGCCAGCCCGATGCGGTTGTTTCCTATGCCGGAACGATCCCGCACCAAACGTTCATGATTTATCAGGCGATGTTTGCCATTATCACGCCTGCTTTGATTTCGGGTGCGATCGTTGAACGGATTAGCTTCAAAGCTTATTTCTGGTTCATTGTGTTATGGTCTGGAATTTTGTATCCGATTTTCGCTCACATGGTTTGGGCGAAAGGCGGATTTTTGGGCTTATATGGTGGCTTGGGTGCTTTGGACTTTGCAGGCGGAACCGTTGTTCACATCAGTTCTGGTGTGTCAGCACTGGTTGCAGCTTGGGTCTTAGGTCCGCGCAAAACGTACCCCAATCAGCCTGCTGCACCGCATAACGTTCCTTACATTTTGTTAGGAGCTGGATTGCTGTGGTTTGGGTGGTTTGGCTTTAATGGCGGCAGTGCTTTAGCCTCTGGCTCATTAGCGACAGTTGCATTCGTGGCAACGACAACTTCTGCCTCAGCAGCAGGTTTAGTCTGGGTGATTTTGGAATGGATCTTACGTGGCAAGCCGACCGCCGTTGGGATTGCCACAGGCGCAGTTGCTGGATTAGTTGGAATTACTCCGGCTGCGGGATTTGTGACTCCCATTGCAGCTTTGCTGATTGGGGCAATCACTGCAACGGCTTGCTTCTTTGCTGTGAGTTTGAAAGCGAAGCTCCAGTTTGATGATTCGCTGGATACATTCCCAGTGCATGGTGTGGGTGGAACAATTGGTGCGATCTTAACTGGTATTTTTGCGACTAAAGCAGTCAACTCGGCTGGTGCAGATGGGTTGCTGGCAGGGAATGCAACCCAGGTGTTGACGCAGATTGAAGCGGTAGCCATCACTTATGTCTTGGCAGCGCTAGGAACGATCGTGATTCTGAAAGTCTTGAGCGCAGTCTTTGGTGGATTGCGAGTCCACCCAGATGCTGAGTTTCAGGGTGTAGATATTCATGAGCATGGTGAAGAAGGCTACGGTGAAGAGGTTACCGCAGGGTTCATGATGACTCGAGTTGAATAA
- the petN gene encoding cytochrome b6-f complex subunit PetN, with product MDILSLGWVALLSVFTFSIAMVVWGRNGF from the coding sequence ATGGATATTTTGTCACTTGGTTGGGTCGCGCTTTTATCCGTTTTTACCTTCTCGATCGCAATGGTCGTTTGGGGACGCAATGGCTTCTAA
- a CDS encoding SDR family oxidoreductase — MLESLTPFETVLVAGASRGVGREIARILQPNFTVKALLRSNIAVNELEVLGIQPIMGDAMIPEQLDLSGIDAVISTIGGLPGDIKRADDEGNRNLIDAARKAGVKKFVLVTSIGCGDSVVALPPRALEALGAVLEDKEKAEQHLIDSGLTYTIVRPGGLKSEPATGTGFLTEDPKISGSIHRADVADLVCKCLISDRANQKILSALDRNQMFSASEIVEFIP; from the coding sequence ATGCTGGAAAGCTTAACGCCCTTTGAAACCGTTCTCGTTGCAGGTGCAAGTCGAGGAGTCGGACGCGAAATTGCTCGAATCTTACAGCCGAATTTTACGGTCAAAGCATTATTGCGATCGAATATTGCTGTTAATGAACTCGAAGTTTTAGGCATTCAACCGATCATGGGCGATGCAATGATTCCAGAACAGTTAGATCTCTCTGGAATCGATGCAGTCATTAGCACGATCGGCGGTCTTCCCGGCGATATCAAACGCGCTGATGATGAAGGCAATCGCAATTTAATTGATGCAGCACGCAAAGCAGGCGTGAAAAAATTCGTCTTAGTCACCTCGATCGGGTGCGGCGATAGTGTGGTTGCCTTACCGCCTCGTGCTCTCGAAGCGCTAGGAGCGGTTCTCGAAGACAAAGAAAAAGCGGAACAACATCTGATCGACAGCGGGCTGACCTATACGATCGTGCGTCCGGGCGGTCTCAAGTCCGAACCCGCAACCGGAACCGGATTTCTCACCGAAGATCCCAAAATCTCTGGCTCAATTCACCGTGCCGATGTCGCAGATCTCGTGTGCAAATGCTTAATCAGCGATCGCGCCAATCAAAAAATTCTCTCGGCGCTCGATCGCAATCAGATGTTTAGTGCAAGTGAAATTGTAGAATTTATCCCTTAA